GAAGGTATTAACAGCCTGATCCAGGCAGCCAAGGCAAAGGCGCGAGGCTACCGCACAACACGTAATCTTATTACCATAATTTACCTCATTGGGGGAAAACTTGATTTCCGTTTACCCACATGAATCAGCGAGGAACCAAAAAGATCCCTAATGTACTAAACTATTACGTCTGCTTGCATATCTCTCCCTTGGGTATTTCTTTTATGTCCCCATGCCCTTTTACATAGTCTATCAGTCCCTCCACAAAGTCCTCTTTCCATATCACTCAGAAGAAATAACGTTGATGTGTTGACCTGAGTATAAAGTTCCAGAGAGAATATTCCATTGAGATAAGACCACAAACGGGAATCCTGTAATTACCCACAATCCTGTAAAACATCTTTGCAGCACCTGAATAAAAACTCAGGCTCAGTAAACGCCTTTTAAAGGCTTCGGGACAGAAGCTCTGATAGAAGAGTATCTTGTCCGCTGCCTTTTTGTATGCATTAATGGATATCTCTGTCTTTTCAGCCTCTTCTTTCAGGACGTCTATAA
This portion of the Nitrospirota bacterium genome encodes:
- a CDS encoding transposase, which produces EGINSLIQAAKAKARGYRTTRNLITIIYLIGGKLDFRLPT